In Ascaphus truei isolate aAscTru1 chromosome 5, aAscTru1.hap1, whole genome shotgun sequence, one genomic interval encodes:
- the GRPEL2 gene encoding grpE protein homolog 2, mitochondrial isoform X2 codes for MGQRQSFISGQMCSLCAFSAAAQQRSAGDQTTTDDGAEDRSHSYTTRSLERKALKLEEEVRDLTERYRRALADSENVRKRTQKFVEDAKLFGIQSFCRDLVEVADILEQAAAQAAAQDGMKDMSDVLSQLDGKLHSVFIKHGLQKMAPLGGAYDPYDHEIVCHLPAEDTQPGNVATVTQDGYKLHGRTIRHAHVGIALETHE; via the exons GTGCTCCTTGTGCGCCTTCAGTGCAGCGGCTCAGCAGAGGAGTGCAGGGGATCAGACCACCACAGATGACGGTGCTGAGGATCGGAGCCACTCTTACACCACCCGATCCCTGGAGAGGAAAGCTCTCAAACTAGAGGAGGAAGTGCGAGATTTAACG GAGCGCTATAGGAGAGCCCTTGCCGACTCTGAAAACGTCAGGAAGAGAACTCAAAAGTTTGTGGAAGACGCAAAGCTGTTTG GCATCCAGAGCTTCTGCCGGGACCTGGTTGAGGTGGCAGACATCTTGGAGCAGGCGGCGGCGCAGGCAGCGGCGCAGGACGGGATGAAGGATATGTCCGATGTCCTATCCCAGCTAGACGGGAAGCTGCATAGCGTCTTCATTAAGCATGGACTGCAGAAGATGGCACCGCTAGGGGGCGCGTACGACCCCTATGACCACGAAATAGTCTGCCATTTGCCTGCTGAAGACACTCAGCCTGGCAATGTGGCGACTGTAACGCAGGATGGTTACAAGCTGCACGGCCGCACCATCCGCCACGCTCACGTGGGCATCGCACTAGAGACACATGAGTGA